Proteins co-encoded in one Arachis hypogaea cultivar Tifrunner chromosome 13, arahy.Tifrunner.gnm2.J5K5, whole genome shotgun sequence genomic window:
- the LOC112736697 gene encoding uncharacterized protein, with amino-acid sequence MSPASRSKSKDKKATKESQKPSAKPSGSGNGVAGIPASAYNPLLGTFHTLETSPTATSPIHSNGRFRNIDETDEHPGGSVVPGVEYDSVSNNGSWSGESEDHKEKGSNPPVRPETVPGADNDKREKIRQKNERKHQRQKERRAQELHERCSGYLMSRKLESLAQQLVAMGFSHERATMALILNEGRVEESVAWLFEGGEETESQKDKNVGTGNLKIDISEELARLANLETRYDCSKQEVERVVVNCEGDLDKAAESLRELKQNHSSAPPKLEELGDPPITSNGKQLGVVLQTKPVPLPNQPKKNEKDFNYTKAAATIGVQSESGNKNIQPLKRIQPKSEWAKSQQATILADKRWPGAGSNPSVSYSLAPPLQASPIPSKTEARYMAVGGDIKNLQTGSAREPVIVMQRSQTVNAKQVPATSMSSSPPGMAASWYPTNGVEALRSNGFISHPPTSRSLSPNFLNSNQMYHQLQYQPPQQFVAGSSNSIDPQAINRGNNMWSRTAPSSSLPVASSLGLFSGLGSAATSGASSPVDWSTGGSMQFDYTSIDWSLDKGLTSPRSQSLWLGLSPFSKSSASHRYDSNASGVVAQQGMRSMPSNGSIVPIPGFQEGGVASGESSAAGSREWSSPFEGKDLFSLPRQFVSSPTL; translated from the coding sequence ATGTCTCCTGCATCCCGATCTAAGTCTAAAGACAAAAAGGCAACCAAGGAATCTCAGAAGCCTTCTGCAAAGCCGTCGGGGTCTGGTAATGGAGTAGCTGGTATTCCAGCAAGTGCATACAATCCATTACTAGGAACGTTCCATACTCTTGAAACGTCACCAACAGCTACCTCACCAATACATTCTAATGGTCGATTCCGGAACATAGATGAGACAGATGAACATCCTGGTGGCTCAGTGGTTCCGGGAGTTGAGTATGATTCTGTTTCAAATAATGGTAGTTGGTCCGGTGAGTCTGAAGACCATAAAGAAAAGGGTTCTAATCCTCCTGTTCGACCAGAAACGGTACCGGGAGCTGATAATGATAAGCGAGAGAAAATCCGCCAGAAGAATGAGAGAAAACATCAGCGCCAAAAGGAAAGGCGAGCACAAGAGTTGCATGAGCGATGTAGTGGTTATCTTATGTCCAGGAAGCTAGAATCGCTTGCTCAACAGCTTGTGGCAATGGGATTTTCTCACGAGCGGGCAACAATGGCGTTGATACTGAATGAGGGAAGGGTGGAGGAATCAGTAGCATGGCTGTTTGAAGGTGGTGAAGAAACAGAAAGTCAGAAGGATAAAAATGTAGGTACAGGCAATTTGAAAATTGACATATCAGAAGAGCTTGCGCGGCTTGCAAACCTGGAAACAAGATATGATTGTTCAAAACAGGAGGTTGAAAGAGTGGTTGTTAACTGTGAGGGTGATCTTGATAAGGCTGCAGAGTCCTTAAGAGAGCTGAAGCAAAATCATTCATCTGCTCCACCAAAGCTAGAAGAACTTGGTGATCCCCCTATTACTAGCAATGGTAAGCAGTTGGGAGTTGTGCTACAAACAAAACCTGTTCCCTTGCcaaatcaacctaaaaaaaatgaaaaggattttaaCTATACAAAGGCAGCAGCTACAATAGGAGTACAATCAGAATCCGGTAATAAAAATATTCAGCCTTTAAAGAGAATACAACCCAAGTCTGAATGGGCAAAGTCCCAACAAGCTACCATACTAGCTGACAAAAGGTGGCCAGGTGCAGGATCTAACCCATCTGTTTCTTATTCGCTGGCACCGCCTTTGCAAGCTTCTCCCATACCATCCAAGACTGAAGCTCGTTATATGGCTGTTGGAGGTGATATTAAGAACCTTCAAACCGGTTCGGCTAGGGAACCTGTTATTGTGATGCAGCGATCTCAAACTGTAAATGCAAAGCAGGTCCCAGCCACCAGCATGAGTTCCTCTCCCCCTGGTATGGCTGCCAGTTGGTATCCAACCAACGGTGTAGAAGCTTTGAGGTCTAATGGCTTTATATCTCACCCTCCTACCAGTAGAAGCCTTAGTCCAAACTTCCTCAATTCTAATCAAATGTACCACCAACTTCAGTATCAACCTCCACAACAGTTTGTTGCAGGCAGTAGCAATTCAATAGATCCCCAGGCAATAAATCGAGGGAATAACATGTGGAGTAGAACTGCTCCATCATCATCACTCCCTGTTGCTTCTTCACTGGGTCTCTTTTCTGGACTAGGATCGGCAGCCACATCAGGGGCATCTTCTCCGGTAGACTGGAGCACTGGCGGGTCAATGCAGTTCGATTATACAAGCATAGACTGGTCGTTGGATAAAGGCTTAACTTCACCAAGGTCGCAATCTTTATGGCTAGGGCTTTCACCTTTTTCAAAGAGTAGTGCTAGTCATAGGTATGACTCAAATGCTTCAGGAGTTGTTGCTCAGCAGGGAATGAGATCGATGCCTTCTAATGGGAGCATTGTTCCCATTCCTGGTTTTCAAGAAGGTGGAGTAGCTTCGGGTGAATCATCTGCTGCTGGTTCTCGGGAGTGGAGTTCTCCTTTTGAAGGGAAAGATCTTTTTAGTTTACCCAGACAGTTTGTTTCTTCCCCTACTCTGTAG
- the LOC112736698 gene encoding uncharacterized protein isoform X1, with translation MMFSSSHASSFQVPTPFNKPRKQQHQQLLWKSYHPIQQTNLQQSLFSSVHLPYPLKRNLHKCFLQKQSQSIQEEEQQQFEFERLSSNLNQATLKREPGSLSSAILLVAGTTVGAGILAIPAVTQESGFLASAVTCIVCWIFMVSTGLLIAEVNVKTMCELGSGGVSLVSMAKRTLGTAGVQISSWSYIFIHYALLVAYIARSSDILTNYLGIPIWESATLFSLIFGGLCFFGSQRFIGAINGVLVIGLIGSFAALVAVASGDVHLDALLKANFQAAPASIPIIALSFVYQNVVPVVCTNLEGDMTKVRTAIILGTGIVLALFLIWNAVILGTITDNSMGVDPLQQLQSTSGAVGPIVAAFSFLAITTSYIGFVLGLSDFLADLLQLPSGQNKPLPYILTLIPPLILALLDPEIFFKALDFAGTYGVLVLFGVIPAAMSWSDRYSNSSSASVKIPELVPGGKITLLLVLGGSGYVVLSELIQNFQHL, from the exons ATgatgttttcttcttctcatgCTTCTTCATTCCAAGTTCCAACTCCATTCAACAAACCAAGAAAGCAGCAGCATCAACAGCTACTATGGAAGTCTTATCATCCAATTCAACAAACCAATCTTCAACAAAGCTTATTCAGTTCTGTTCATCTTCCTTATCCTTTGAAGAGAAACCTCCACAAGTGCTTCTTACAGAAGCAGTCTCAATCCATACAAGAGGAAGAACAGCAACAATTTGAGTTTGAGAGGCTGTCCTCAAACCTTAACCAAGCGACTTTGAAAAGGGAACCTG GAAGCTTATCCAGTGCAATTTTGCTTGTTGCAGGCACCACT GTTGGTGCAGGGATCCTTGCAATACCTGCAGTGACACAAGAATCAGGATTTTTAGCATCTGCAGTTACTTGcattgtttgttggatattcatG GTTTCAACAGGGTTGCTTATTGCTGAAGTAAATGTCAAAACCATGTGTGAACTTGGTTCTGGTGGTGTATCACTG GTATCCATGGCCAAAAGAACTTTAGGAACAGCCGGAGTTCAAATTTCAAG TTGGTCATATATCTTCATCCattatgcacttcttgttgcCTATATAGCGCGATCTTCAGATATCTTAACAAATTATCTGGGCATTCCAAT ATGGGAAAGTGCAACATTGTTTTCATTGATATTTGGAGGCTTATGCTTCTTTGGAAG CCAGCGATTTATTGGTGCGATTAATGGTGTTCTAGTAATCGGTCTCATTGGTTCCTTTGCTGCTCTTGTG GCAGTTGCAAGTGGAGATGTACACTTGGATGCTCTTCTGAAAGCCAACTTCCAAGCTGCTCCTGCGAGTATACCAATTATTGCACTATCGTTTGTTTACCAG AATGTAGTGCCTGTTGTTTGTACAAATCTTGAAGGAGACATGACAAAAGTAAG GACTGCAATAATCCTTGGAACTGGGATAGTTCTTGCTCTATTTCTCATTTGGAATGCTGTTATCCTAGGAACTATTACTGACAATTCAATGGGCGTCGATCCATTACAACAATTGCAGTCGACGAGTGGAGCAGTTGGA CCTATTGTTGCAGCCTTCTCATTTCTTGCAATCACCACATCTTACATTGGATTTGTTTTGGGTTTATCAGACTTTCTTGCAGACT TGCTGCAACTCCCAAGTGGTCAGAACAAGCCTCTGCCATACATACTGACTTTAATTCCACCATTAATACTAGCATTGTTGGACCCAGAAATATTTTTCAAAGCCTTGGACTTTGCAGGAACATATGGAG TGTTGGTGCTTTTTGGAGTTATTCCAGCTGCAATGTCATGGTCTGATAGGTACTCAAATTCATCATCTGCATCTGTGAAAATACCTGAACTAGTTCCTGGAGGGAAGATAACACTACTACTGGTGCTTGGAGGATCAGGATATGTGGTTCTTTCTGAATTGATTCAGAACTTTCAGCACCTTTGA
- the LOC112736698 gene encoding uncharacterized protein isoform X2: MSQVGAGILAIPAVTQESGFLASAVTCIVCWIFMVSTGLLIAEVNVKTMCELGSGGVSLVSMAKRTLGTAGVQISSWSYIFIHYALLVAYIARSSDILTNYLGIPIWESATLFSLIFGGLCFFGSQRFIGAINGVLVIGLIGSFAALVAVASGDVHLDALLKANFQAAPASIPIIALSFVYQNVVPVVCTNLEGDMTKVRTAIILGTGIVLALFLIWNAVILGTITDNSMGVDPLQQLQSTSGAVGPIVAAFSFLAITTSYIGFVLGLSDFLADLLQLPSGQNKPLPYILTLIPPLILALLDPEIFFKALDFAGTYGVLVLFGVIPAAMSWSDRYSNSSSASVKIPELVPGGKITLLLVLGGSGYVVLSELIQNFQHL, translated from the exons ATGTCACAGGTTGGTGCAGGGATCCTTGCAATACCTGCAGTGACACAAGAATCAGGATTTTTAGCATCTGCAGTTACTTGcattgtttgttggatattcatG GTTTCAACAGGGTTGCTTATTGCTGAAGTAAATGTCAAAACCATGTGTGAACTTGGTTCTGGTGGTGTATCACTG GTATCCATGGCCAAAAGAACTTTAGGAACAGCCGGAGTTCAAATTTCAAG TTGGTCATATATCTTCATCCattatgcacttcttgttgcCTATATAGCGCGATCTTCAGATATCTTAACAAATTATCTGGGCATTCCAAT ATGGGAAAGTGCAACATTGTTTTCATTGATATTTGGAGGCTTATGCTTCTTTGGAAG CCAGCGATTTATTGGTGCGATTAATGGTGTTCTAGTAATCGGTCTCATTGGTTCCTTTGCTGCTCTTGTG GCAGTTGCAAGTGGAGATGTACACTTGGATGCTCTTCTGAAAGCCAACTTCCAAGCTGCTCCTGCGAGTATACCAATTATTGCACTATCGTTTGTTTACCAG AATGTAGTGCCTGTTGTTTGTACAAATCTTGAAGGAGACATGACAAAAGTAAG GACTGCAATAATCCTTGGAACTGGGATAGTTCTTGCTCTATTTCTCATTTGGAATGCTGTTATCCTAGGAACTATTACTGACAATTCAATGGGCGTCGATCCATTACAACAATTGCAGTCGACGAGTGGAGCAGTTGGA CCTATTGTTGCAGCCTTCTCATTTCTTGCAATCACCACATCTTACATTGGATTTGTTTTGGGTTTATCAGACTTTCTTGCAGACT TGCTGCAACTCCCAAGTGGTCAGAACAAGCCTCTGCCATACATACTGACTTTAATTCCACCATTAATACTAGCATTGTTGGACCCAGAAATATTTTTCAAAGCCTTGGACTTTGCAGGAACATATGGAG TGTTGGTGCTTTTTGGAGTTATTCCAGCTGCAATGTCATGGTCTGATAGGTACTCAAATTCATCATCTGCATCTGTGAAAATACCTGAACTAGTTCCTGGAGGGAAGATAACACTACTACTGGTGCTTGGAGGATCAGGATATGTGGTTCTTTCTGAATTGATTCAGAACTTTCAGCACCTTTGA